In Quercus robur chromosome 11, dhQueRobu3.1, whole genome shotgun sequence, the following proteins share a genomic window:
- the LOC126704965 gene encoding uncharacterized protein LOC126704965: MASNWTSLPHGRYKIKVDGVVFASQKAAGLGVLVRDAEGKVVGACSKKIMAPLGAVETEAKVFEYGLQFARDLLIQDFILKGNSLVLVNALKEISPPPATIDVVVYNSLSTSHEF; encoded by the coding sequence ATGGCCTCGAACTGGACTTCGCTACCGCATGGAAGATATAAGATAAAGGTCGATGGTGTAGTTTTTGCTTCTCAGAAAGCTGCTGGCTTGGGTGTACTGGTTAGAGATGCAGAGGGCAAGGTGGTGGGTGCTTGTAGCAAGAAGATCATGGCTCCTCTTGGTGCTGTTGAGACCGAGGCAAAGGTCTTCGAGTATGGACTTCAGTTTGCAAGGGACCTGCTCATCCAAGACTTCATCCTCAAAGGGAACTCGCTGGTGCTTGTGAATGCCCTAAAGGAAATCTCGCCTCCTCCTGCCACGATAGATGTTGTGGTGTACAACTCTCTATCAACTTCTCATGAGTTTTGA